One Thalassotalea atypica DNA window includes the following coding sequences:
- the mtnN gene encoding 5'-methylthioadenosine/S-adenosylhomocysteine nucleosidase, which produces MKAGIIGAMEPEVAILKGALTNAVTSTHFGYEFYQGQLNGTDVVIVQSGIGKVASALAAALLIDKFSPDYVVNTGSAGGFDQSLKVGDIVISSEVRHHDVNVTAFGYEIGQLPACPPAFIPHPTLVEAAQTGISSLENINTLVGLITTGDTFMTADEDIAKARANFPTMAAVEMEGAAIAQTCHQFDTPFVVIRSMSDIAGKESPTSFEAYLETASVNSSKLVESMLDSLKGKNLA; this is translated from the coding sequence ATGAAAGCAGGCATTATTGGCGCGATGGAGCCGGAAGTCGCTATTTTAAAAGGTGCATTAACCAATGCTGTTACCTCTACACATTTTGGTTATGAGTTTTATCAAGGTCAACTAAATGGCACAGACGTGGTTATCGTCCAGTCAGGTATCGGAAAAGTCGCTTCAGCACTAGCCGCGGCACTGCTTATTGATAAGTTTTCACCAGACTATGTTGTTAATACAGGCTCGGCGGGCGGTTTTGATCAATCGCTAAAAGTCGGCGATATTGTGATCAGCTCGGAAGTGAGACATCACGACGTTAACGTGACCGCATTTGGCTATGAAATTGGCCAACTACCCGCCTGCCCACCAGCATTTATTCCACACCCTACATTGGTAGAGGCAGCTCAAACTGGAATTTCTAGTCTTGAAAACATCAACACGTTAGTTGGTTTAATCACTACTGGTGATACATTTATGACGGCTGATGAAGACATCGCCAAAGCGCGAGCTAATTTCCCGACCATGGCAGCGGTAGAAATGGAAGGCGCTGCCATTGCACAAACTTGTCATCAGTTTGACACTCCATTTGTTGTTATTCGCTCGATGTCGGATATTGCTGGTAAAGAGTCGCCAACGTCATTTGAAGCATACCTTGAAACAGCATCGGTCAATTCATCGAAGTTGGTCGAAAGCATGTTAGACAGCCTAAAAGGAAAAAATCTCGCTTAA
- a CDS encoding DUF2726 domain-containing protein: protein MELILVGLIGLIVIVTLLASRLTDNSFPFPFDSKSNVFTPAEKNFQNLVEKALGEKYRVINRVKLSDIVTVRKGVSSKASQAAINNANSRYLDFVICDRDTMKLVGTLDLVDTKGKGYKVKKDWFVSGALEAASIPHIRIKVKPNYSIEEIRACIATRLLGQKITATPKIKGRTIPAPLVKPRPKATGVITAAAAKNTVNEPTPAMARQIPAPQLGALTH, encoded by the coding sequence ATGGAACTTATCCTTGTAGGCCTGATTGGCTTAATTGTTATTGTCACATTATTGGCGAGTCGATTAACCGACAACAGTTTTCCCTTCCCTTTTGACAGTAAAAGTAACGTATTTACGCCCGCAGAAAAGAATTTTCAAAACTTAGTTGAAAAAGCCCTCGGTGAAAAATATCGCGTGATTAATCGCGTCAAACTATCTGACATCGTCACCGTACGTAAAGGCGTTTCAAGTAAGGCAAGTCAAGCCGCCATTAATAACGCTAACAGCCGCTATTTAGACTTTGTCATTTGTGATCGTGACACCATGAAACTGGTCGGCACGCTAGACTTAGTTGATACCAAAGGTAAAGGCTACAAAGTAAAGAAAGACTGGTTTGTTAGCGGTGCGTTAGAAGCAGCGTCGATTCCACATATTCGCATCAAAGTAAAACCTAACTACAGCATTGAAGAAATTAGAGCTTGTATTGCCACTCGTTTATTAGGGCAAAAAATCACAGCAACACCAAAAATTAAAGGGCGCACAATTCCCGCGCCTTTAGTGAAACCACGCCCTAAAGCCACCGGTGTTATCACGGCAGCAGCCGCAAAAAATACGGTCAATGAACCCACTCCAGCAATGGCACGGCAAATACCAGCGCCGCAATTGGGTGCACTGACTCACTAG
- a CDS encoding cobalamin biosynthesis protein CobD/CbiB produces MITWTDVSAFNQQLLLLVIVLVTRIAIQRIAPHHPWAAFRFYCAALANKVNKAENSHAQQRVAGIIAVLITFVPIWLIVWLFESLVAVPELWQGLLLYLAIGCGDIFAVAKKAAKAVTANDNYRAKQLLNHYILRDTEQLSGLGINKAVIEMQILKHLQLYLVPVLLFLTFGSLVAFSYRLLHEMHYSWNIKQHRFQYFGAFTNALSQIIQWLPNRIFLLFALILSVGHNFVLIWRLTLEHFFRVNNNCVLAFFAPTHNIKLGGVAMYNGTKLRRKAFNDNGRQPEPKDIIHVQRFMSRIYALMAVTVAAISVTSQLLQ; encoded by the coding sequence ATGATCACTTGGACTGATGTAAGCGCCTTTAACCAGCAATTACTGTTGCTGGTTATTGTGTTGGTCACGCGCATAGCCATACAACGCATTGCGCCGCACCATCCATGGGCAGCTTTTCGTTTCTACTGCGCTGCATTAGCGAACAAAGTCAACAAAGCAGAAAACAGCCACGCACAACAAAGAGTCGCGGGGATAATAGCTGTGCTGATCACTTTTGTACCGATTTGGCTGATTGTCTGGCTTTTTGAGTCTTTAGTTGCTGTACCAGAACTTTGGCAAGGTTTACTACTTTATTTAGCGATTGGCTGTGGTGATATTTTTGCAGTAGCGAAGAAGGCAGCCAAAGCTGTGACCGCTAATGATAACTATCGCGCCAAGCAGTTGCTCAATCACTATATCTTACGAGATACAGAACAACTTTCGGGCTTAGGCATCAACAAGGCCGTGATCGAAATGCAAATACTAAAGCACTTGCAACTTTATCTCGTACCGGTTTTATTGTTTTTAACGTTTGGATCGCTCGTCGCGTTCAGTTATCGTCTGTTGCACGAAATGCATTACAGTTGGAATATTAAGCAACATCGTTTTCAATATTTTGGTGCATTTACTAATGCACTCTCTCAAATAATTCAATGGTTACCCAATCGGATATTTTTGCTTTTTGCCCTAATATTGTCAGTAGGGCATAATTTTGTTTTGATTTGGCGATTGACCTTGGAACACTTTTTTCGCGTAAACAACAACTGCGTTTTGGCATTTTTTGCGCCCACCCACAACATTAAATTAGGTGGTGTAGCAATGTATAATGGAACCAAGCTCAGACGAAAAGCATTTAATGACAATGGCCGCCAGCCAGAGCCGAAAGATATCATACATGTACAGCGATTTATGTCGCGAATATATGCGCTAATGGCAGTGACCGTCGCTGCTATTTCCGTAACATCTCAATTATTACAATAA
- a CDS encoding rhodanese-like domain-containing protein, giving the protein MKRFNFMLAIVLVLTSLYANANERATFTQPQLVSLQAAPLAPAYTLLDVRSAKEYQAGHIKGALNISHSTLGEQLNLMPQDKDQMVIVYCRSGRRAGIAEQLLKAKGYTQVKHLSGDMNGWLESNLPVESH; this is encoded by the coding sequence ATGAAACGTTTTAACTTCATGCTTGCAATTGTTCTGGTATTAACAAGTCTATACGCTAACGCAAATGAACGCGCCACATTTACTCAGCCACAACTTGTTAGTTTACAAGCGGCGCCCCTCGCCCCTGCATATACATTACTTGATGTGCGCTCGGCAAAAGAGTATCAAGCCGGCCATATCAAAGGTGCTCTCAACATCAGCCATTCAACTTTAGGTGAGCAACTAAATTTAATGCCTCAAGATAAAGATCAAATGGTGATTGTATATTGTCGCTCTGGTCGACGCGCAGGTATCGCAGAGCAACTATTAAAAGCAAAAGGGTATACACAAGTTAAGCATTTATCCGGCGACATGAATGGTTGGCTTGAAAGCAACCTACCGGTTGAGTCTCATTAA